GAATTGAGTAGTGTTAATTGTGGATGAAATGCCCACTGCAATCAGAAATTATTTCTAAACaggaacattttctttgtttgtgaaAGTCAAAAACGGCATGTGCCCTTCTAATGAGATTACTGTGTGTAATTCACATTTTCTATGTAATTAAGAGGGCCTAAGTTTAGGAGTTGTGGGGAATTGTAGAGATGGCAAAATCCATAGATGAGAGGTTCTGTTGATTCCCCAGCTTCCCCTTTGTACTGCCACCCTAGCCTAACCCCACAACAGTAATTAGAGCTCTGGTTAAAAGTTCATTTAGAACTATTAAGCTTCAGGCAGCCATCATTAGCCCACCACTTCCTGGCTTACCCTAGACTCCCCTGTTTTGATCTGTCCTTTGTCAGGTTTATAGCAACAGACTCGTTGGAAAGATCTGCACACCATTGCAGAGTCAGTGTTTGGAGTCTGGGGTTTTAACAACCTCTGGACTCTATTCTGTGGCTAGTttaaaagaggaggaaataaacACAATCCATCTGCTTCTTTATACCTGGTTGAGGAATACTGGAGGTTTTCTCCTCGGGGCAGATATACAGCAACACTTTCCTACCACAAATATCTGACTAAGGACAGTTATTCACATGAGAACCTGAAGCCATATTAAGGTGTATGCATCGTAAGCATTGATTCAACTGAAAGAGCACAGCACACCTATCTCTTTATCTTAGGTAAACACAGTTTCTGAGAAAGTGGATGTCATCTGACACAAGTCTGGCAGTGCACACAGTGTATGTGCAGTTATTGCAGCATGGTTATCAAAGAGTGATGAAAAAAATTTGTATACTTACAAAGAACAGAAGGTTGAAAAGGAATAGAAAGTACTTGGTGACTGTGATGCAGCCGTTTCCCATTGTTGCACTTCTGGAAGCAAAAGTAAAGCAAAAGTAGTGGTTAAGTTAAACATTCGAAGGAAATATCACAGTTTAGTGTGGTTGTATTAGATACTGTGCAATAAGAAGACACAAGATGGAGAAAAGACATAACAAATCAGACAGCCTTGCCTTGAGATAATCTTGCTTTAATAAGATGGTATATAGCTACAGAATCAGAACAATCTGCACAGTTTGGGTCATGATTAAGCAAAGCTTTAATTTGCAAAACAACATTAGGCTAATTAATTTTCAGCAGTTCCAGTTCTCTACTCTTAAACAGCCCAAACTGCTCTAATCTGTTCTTTTATTGGACAACAACTGGCCCGCTGCTGCAAAATGTTAGATTTTATGACAATATTATCTGCTTTTGAAAGCATGTTTGTTAATGAATCTTGATTTCTTCTTAACAAACAAGATGAACCACCCTGGAGAGACAGCTTGGAGGAAAGACCACCACAAATTGGTTGTGAGGTCATGATTACTGTGTGGAGGCCATGACAGCACATGTGGTTAGGTATATTAGGCAGTTCTACTACTACTTTAAGTTGCTCCTTCAgtcttggatgagtagtgaagcGTTGatgatgactgagaatcttaaCCGACAGATTTAGTAActatgtttttaaagtaaatttcAAGCCAAATATTCAACTCATTGACAACCATATCCAGCCCTATTCGATGGGCCTGATAGATGTCACATGACCACATTAGAGATGATCAGAACTTCAACACAAGCTGAGATCTGTCCctgtctgacattttacagctaCATCTGCACTGTTCACCTCACActcatacatatacagtataatcttGTTTCTGACACATAATGCTGTATTTAGTGACTGTTCTGTGAGTCACACTTTCCTTTAGGAAACATTGGTGGGCCAAGCCAGCACCACACATTCAGTAGGGACACTTGATGAAGCTCTCTGGCAACACGATTCGACCTGTGCTGCACATGTCCAGTGAAGATATTTACCATAACCAGACCTCTTCCTTTACTCTAAGAACTGAAAATATAGTACAACCAGGCACTGTGGTTATTTGAGGAGTCTAAAAATATATCATAAAGACAACACCCTGTGTATCAGATGACACActattctcttctctctgtgtctttgaaAACCCAAACTGTAGGTTTTCCTCAAAGCCTGTAATACTGTGTATTTAGTTTTGAAAGCACAAACATCATCTGCAGTTTAGTGTGCATGAAATACTTAGGATCAAGTTACTAACAACTGCCAAACTAAATTCCTTAACtttgattatttaattactaTGACAAGTACATGGTACTTAAAATAAAGGTTGTGCTATGGCAGAGCAGGCACTTGGTTACCGTCAATAATAGCAAAAagtttcacaaaacacaaacccatTTCACAACAACTAATGTTGTCGAATGACAGTTGTCAACAACAGTCAAATGACTTGTAGATAAAGATTATTTACTTCGCTAACAGCTCTCTGTCACGTCTGTCGACTTGACTTTTATCTTTCCTATCTTGCCCTTGACTCTGTGAGTGCAagtgaaacaacaacattacaGTTAGCAGCCTGTTTATCATAGTAATGGAAAATTGGACTAAATCTCAATTACAGTATGAAATGGGATATAttttttgtcttctcttctcATTAGCACCGAGTAACACAATTTAAACAATACTAGATTccaatgttttaataataataaaaaaaaaaaaaaaaagcttcatatGAAAGGTACAACATGTAGAGCAGGTCTACCAACGACAGCTGAGGTTACTATTTCCATTGCTAGGCACctatattatactatactatactaggcgcttaaaaaaaaaacaaaaaaacaacctaaatATCAACATGATTTCATCTTTTACATTGCAAAACTCAGCACCACAGAAGATAGCCCTACAAAGTAGATAATCCTTAAAGAAGATTGTTGGTCTTTATGTCTCGATGGTGAGCAGCAGTGTGGATTAAAAAGGGCTTAATTATGACTACCACTGTTTACTGACTGAGCTCTGTCCATGCGAAAATAATTCCTAAAATTTCCCTCAGTGCTagttacatttttcacacaatAACTTTAGTAGGCTAGGAGGCCCACCCCAATTTATGTTAAAGCAGCCAACCGACTACATTGAGGTTAGCAGCCAAAccataaatacatacacattttttgTTGAATTTTTATGCAAACCTTGGGgccatttaatttttttttttccttagtGCCTTTAGAGAAAACATAATGACATGGAATTCCCTTAAAGTGAATGACAAATCTGCgccaaagagaaaataaacacaggaaagTACAATGGAAATTCAAGGAACAGCACCATTTTAAGCTGAAATGGGAAGACCACATACTTTATCAATATagtttataaattataatgGGACACTAGAAAAAGGATGATATGAGGCTCGAGAACATGGCACataaaccattaaaaaaaaataataaatccttTCCTAACTCCTCACCTCACGCAGTCATTTCTTCCACTTTGCAGCCCCCCTGTTTTCTGGATGGTCTGGCAAAGGTGTGATCACTATCATACTGTCTTTTGGTTAAGGGGTGCTGTTGTACAAAGAGCCAGCTCAGAAGCATGGAGAACAGAGATGATTACGAAGACAGCGTGAGTGGCAGATGGCAGCGACTGTGTCTGTAATGGACCCAGCATGGATCAACTACAGCCCTGTAGTACACACAAAAGGTTCACGCTGTGTGCCAACCTCCAACTACCACCTCCTCCTATCATATTCCTATATGACCCATTTACATATCTGTGAGCCCGTCATGCTGGCATCAACCTGCCTACACTATCCTGGTACAAAATCCTTTAATGCCAGAATCCTGGCTTAACATCTGCATTTATCCCTCTGTGCAGACAGGATGTAGCTCATAGGCTACACTGGTGTTTTGATGACTAAAGCAAAGAGCATTTTTGTTTGCGCAACAGGAAATGGCTTTaatgtatatacatttttacaaactgCCATTTGTGTCAGTTCAGCTTTGTGAGTAAGACTGAACTTTGCAAAAGAGTATTAGGGCTTATCAAATATTTGCtaatgtctattttttttttaattcatcttagtcatgaaaactgtaaaacttGAGGTCATCAAGTATCTCACTGTGTGAGATGGTAATAGGAATCTCCAGTCTCAGACTTTCACTACACTCCGTTATGACATAACAGAGTAAAATCCCCCCAGAACGAGTTCACTGCCAGGTGACTTCCCACCATTCAGTGGAAATGATGAGGCATAACGAATACTAACAGATATATTAGATCatctttttaataaatgaatgtagaTGCAAACGATGAATATACAAAAGTTACAACATTGCAAACAAGTTATCAGATATAAAAAGCCTTAAAACTACCTTCTTACTCTGGCTTGTTAAACCAAGCATTTCATTATCAacagaaagaagacaaatatgtaaatgtggCAATATGGCAAAAACATCAACTTTTAGCAACAGTGCACGTCTTTTTGACTGAAATCTAAATGGTGACAGTAGCAAATTTGGGCATTTGTTCCAAAAGTAATTGACTAATACTTCCCACAGCCAAGCACGGAATAAGTTGTAGGAGATCACCAAGTAACTGAATGAGAACTTAGCTTGCTCAACTGCCAACTCATATCACGCTCAAAGGCACAAGATTGCTTGCACCTAATGCAAGACAGCTGCAAGATATCTCTGACAATAGTGCAGGGAACTACAAGGTAGCTACAAGCCGGGCTTTTACCAAACAATGCAACAACGGGGTTGCACTTTCATAACGTTTTGCAGCATTCTCAGTCATCCATAATATTgcaattaaaatgcaaagtgCTAAAATACACTTTAAAGCTCACACACTGAAGTCTGTGATGAGGATCTGCTTATCCTGACATTCACTAATTGGACAAATACCCCTCTATAATAAAACACCCCATATGGGTCCCAGTGACATTAATCCTGTTCGTCCTTCATTTTGTGGACCTGACTAGATTATATGAGATCCCTTCTTATGTTTTCATTGAAGTGATGGGGCCcaaatccaaaatccaaatGCATTTGAAAGATTATCTGAAGTTAATATAAAGCACAGACGAATCAAGTGAGCATGTTGAAAGTATACACACAAGTATTTTTACTTCAGACTAAATGGGCTGAAACTGTGAACTTGAACGTTACATACACACTAAGGTCACGATGAACAACTGTAGAGTTTAGTCCTCCATCACTTACAAAGCGTAAAATAACCATTATGACACAAGAGGAACGAGTGCAACATGCTAAACATGTGAACTCAGACACGTTTTTACCACAGTTTTAAGACATTATTGAGAAACTGCGGACACATCATTTAGGAGgcaactaacaaacaaacaaaacgtgAGCTGAACGTCGCGTTCAAGTTCGTCCCGTAACTTCGCAAACCGCTTCTCTAAAGTTATTTTTAGCCAATTACTTATTATTAAAGGGAACTCAAACAACTAATTTCACAGGTTTTGACACTTCGTGTAAAGTCATCTGGCGTCAAAACGTTGCGGGACCGTCAACTGTAAAGTAAGCTAACGTTTCATCCAGTTAGCTAAACCAACACAGTCAATCCTCAGTTAAGTTTAACTTTAGCGATGACTAACTCATCCTCAGGCTACACGAAAGgtttttataaaattaaaatcgAACAATTGACTACGTTATATTCTGTGGTAACGTTAAACGAGATAAAAACGTATTTCTACTTACAGAGAGGTGGTTAACAGTTGGCTGAGGTCCGCTGTCTccggtgctgctgctgcctgctcactgacttcagtgtctccGTCTGCTGCTGTGGGAGACCGTGCACACCCCCGCTGAGCCGCCTTTAACCCCCTCCTACCCCGGCTACGAGTGCGGCCAAGCTGGAGTAGGTGTTCGCAGGCCACAGCGCTTTTCCTCCGTGGGCCACCCAGGCAGTGCTGGAGAGTCTGTTTCCCCAAGTGCTGTATAAATCCAACGCATTTCTCCTTCTACTTCTATTAATGTCACTTTCTACTCTTACTCAACCAAATTCCAGAAggaaaatatagttttattttattttttttttacttctgttcaatgaaatacaacattgtgttaaaacttttaaattacTTCATGTGAGGAATAATGACTTATTGTTTACCACCATGTCCTAAGCAATAAACCAGGACTCAGTTAAATTAAGTGGAAAGTATGGAGAGAATGCCAACACACAGGGACACATGGCAGCTTTTTGCCTATAAACaaccttaaacacacacacacacacacacacttcctgtgcCACACAATCCCCCTTTTCACCCCTTgcctaatgtgtgtgtgtgtgtgtgtgtgtgtgtgtgtgtgtgtgtgtgtgtgtgtgttagagcaAAGAAGATGAGAAAACCTGGACCGTGTGCTAGACTACACCTtgtacattcatttaaaattacagaaaaGAATTTAGTAGACAACTTAAGGTGATCCTGTCTTCACATGTTCAAAccttgaaaacagaaaaacactaaacagaGGCCACGATTACATAACAGCTCCTTCATTGTTGAAACATGCTGCAACAGAGCTGCAGGTTGTTGTGCGTTAAGGTTTGTTGAATGGAAAAGGACGAATGCTGAAGACTCTCAAGTTTACTGCAGGTACTGTGGGCAGGATTTATTCTGTGCCGGGCTGCTGTAAGCTGTGATTGAACTtgtgatttttacttttttgtgccacacaattatttaattaatagagaaaatattgAGCACTGACTGAAAATAATGAGTACATGAAGGAACAAAGTTGACTGCATCACTTTGGAAGTCTTCAAAATAAGCCATAGTGTTCTTTATTTCAAACTATATAGTGGAAATCCATATCAATTCATTTTTGAGGTACAATatcacacatatatacataaaaacacaatgctACAACTTGAAACAGTTGAACCTGCAGTGTTATACAAAACCATACAATATATGAGTCTACATAAGATGAATTGTTTAACTTACTATTCATATCAAATTCCAAGGACACAACTAAGCAATGTAATATTTCGAATAATTTATGTCAGGGAACAAGGAGGATGAAAGAGCTGTGTGCCTCCCTTCTTCTGTCTGTCCCCCTTAAAACTGACCTTCTCTCCTAAAATAACCCACATTGCAGACCTTTTGAACGTCTCACAAGGCTGATGATTTGTGGCTTGTAGTATCAACGTAAATTGAATGACAGTTTTCTTGAACTCCATAATTACTATGCTAGTTAGGCTAGGGTAGTAGGTTGGGGCACACAATGTCACTCAAGAGAGCTACATCtaattaaaaactggaaaacgATAATTACTACCTTTCGGGCATACAGGAGACCTCACCCATGTTTCACATTCCCTAAGTAGTAACAAGCACATCTGCCTTCAGTACTGGACTCGCAACTGCAAACCCACAATCACTGTCACCTCAAGACCACTCCCTTCCAAAGCAGGACTCCACATGGTCATTTGCAACAATATGGACCACCTTTGAAGGAGGACTGCCATTTGTTTCAAAGAGATGTTTCAAGTTAAATTTACAGAAAAAGTCAACTATCTTTAGAGTGTCTTTCTGACTGGCCTTAGGtgctgcagagagcagagctgacaAATTAGAGAATCTGGGCTTGGATGTGACGTACCTGAAGGCAGCCAAGTTTTGGGAGGTAGAAAATATACTGAACAAATTATTTGGGTGAAAACAGTCAAGTGTTGGCTTGTCTCTAATTTAAAGCACATGTAGATTTAATACCTTATAAATCAACATTTCCTTTTATGCCACTTTTGGTTTATGCATCCATTCACTGCCACTAACATCTTTATCAGCTTTGTGTTCTAGTTAGCTGCAGCTTGCTACACGTCTTGCACAGTTCAAGCAATTTCTTTTGGTGGATTATTTCGCATGCATGATGTCAGAACACAAATATCACTTAAATAGgtacaaaatacaacacaacaagAAGAGATTGGAAAATCATTTAACTAATACTGAAGAACTTCCCTGTTCGTTTCACAAGAATACCACATAGTAAATacgtttatttacatttatacaacAATAATGATGCAGTGTTGGTGACTGTTCTTTAAAGTAGTTTTAAGGCAAGACTAAGGATATGGTGTGTGTAAAAAAACTGTGCTACATCACTAAAGAGGAACCCGCTCAGGTTTGTTTACCCTGCACACTTACATGCTCAGCTTGTGACACACTTTACAGTAAAGATCAAAAGGTTAGATACTTCCTGTAGGATCACTAAGACTAAATTCCTGCCTAACAGTGCACAGACAACCAGGAGACAACTGTCTCTCTATTTTACATCACTTCATATATGCATTTATCAGCATTACATACTTATCTCACTAGTATAATTTTTCAGTACAAAACAAGTACAATTCACTTTGGTAAAACCTCATGACTGATGCCTCAATGAATAAAAAGAGATCACTTTGTCCCTGAAAATTGTTGTGattcagtatttttgttttcttggtaGTCTAAATGATGGGCATAATTGAGAGTAAAAACTAGcctttatgattttttttataaggTATGCTGATAAATAAAGCTGTCAGAGGTGTAATAAAAGGTTCATTGTCACTCATCACATTTAGCTTATTTGACTGCACCTAAATCTAATACTGAGTAAAGTTGATGGTTTTTTTCTTGTCTAATCAGTGTCATCACTGAATAGCTGTCCCAGAATCATGCAAGAGTTCAGTCAATTAAGCATATAAACAGTATGAGTGACATcatcaaacaggaaacaaattataacacaaacTCTTGGTCCTTGACTGTGATTAACAAACAAGATAcaactttttaatcaaacagATAACACTAAATACTGAATCTGGATATTATGTAGCTGTACATGAATGATACAGACATGATGTCTGATAttactttgtactgtacattttaaataacagaacTAGgtgacacaaaaatacaatacacTCTAACTTCCTTCTTCGTAATGACAGCACTCAGAACTGCACAAAGGAGGAATGTGTGTCAACAGGGGCTTCACCTTACAGCCTATAGAAAGTGTAATTCACTTCCACCATAAGGTTAATCGTTCTTGTTGGAGAGTCTGGAATGTGCTCATTTGTTGAATACTGGGGGTGTAATAGGTTAGGTCCCATGGAAGGGGGCAGGGAGCATTCATGAGCCAAGTAATGCTCCAAGCCCCAGTCAAATAATAATCCAAACATTCTGACCCCACATTTGTAATCTGCGCTTAGCTGTCCCCTCCCTGGAAGTATCACATAGAAAGCTCAGATCTTCTTTGGCTTACGGCCCAGGTGGTAGTAGTAAGCCATGGTGACCACCAGAAAGAGCACTCGACTGAGGAGCAGGAGCATGGCAGGGTTGGGCAGGGTGCCCATCTCGATTAAGGTTACAGATGTCACTGAAACAATCAAGGAAAACTTTGTATTACTAATTGCACACGGAAATCTGGTTTTATATACCCATGACAAATGACCTTAAAAGTTTctcttaacatttaaaaagatatttaCATAAACAGGTATATTTCATCAGACCCATGTCACATGAGGCTCATCTGGGCTGTGTCTCAGTATGAAATAGTCAATATGTCTCATACAGCTCAGTTAGTTGTCATTTTATTACTGAGGTCTTGATTCAGCTGTACGATTGTACTGGAGGCTCTAGTTTATGCCGCTGATGACCATGAGCTGTACTACATTTTACAGAGAGATGTTTAGGTGTTATTTAGCCTGGTCTCTGCGATGAGtagacacaacagaaacacgTTGCCAAATAATCATACAGTTAAATCAACATCTCTATAAATTGTTTCATAATGTTATGACCTTAGTGAAGGCAGAATTTACTGTAGGACTGTTGTATTAATTTTACCTTGGTTCACTTAAACTATCTACCAGAGTATACAGGCATGATCATATTGTACAGACTTGAAATACTGGGAACATATCCTTATATAAATGTAAGGCTGtgactccacacactgaacactaGAGGGCAGTgtcaacacataaacacaaggACTGGAAAAATCGATTCTGACTAAACCCAGTAGCTGtcaaagctgcagagaaaaggagCGTCTCTAAAACAGTGATTTAAGCAACTACAGACAAGAGGACATAACTTAAAGTTGGAAGAATGTACTCACCTAGAAACTGCACAGCAAAGTAGCAGGCTTCACTGAGTAGAGTCCACTGGATGATTATCTTCTCAGCTGTGTACAAACCATTCCACATGATGAGGGCCAGGCCTGGAAAAGGATGTGATAAAAGAGAATTTATAGGTTCAGGGGCATGGgaaggaaaacagaggaggaggctcAGCAGAGAAGACTCCTACATGTTCGGCACCAACAAAACTACTACTAGAACAATTTACTTGCAGCTGCACCGTATACACACAAGGGGATAATTGCCCTATTTATTGGGTTGAAAGCTTTCACTTATTGATTCTAACAAAAGCCTGTGTCCAAATGTTTCAATCCCCTCCATTCTTCCTGGTCATTCTCTTGTTTTTTAGACACACACCGATAAGTGTATGGAGACGAGCAGCAGTGGGCGGAAAGGTGGGTGGACTGATGGACTGTATGCTTGTCTTGTAAGACATCACCTTTTTTCTTTGCTAATCCCCACTGTcatgctgacatttaaaataaagaagcCAATCTTTTGTTGGCCTTAGGAGACTGAAGTCTGGTTCGTATCGTATCTTCCTCCACAGTTCCATTTGTTTAAGGTTTTATCTCTCCTCATTCAATGTTGTTATCATACAGAAGGTTACTTTCGATTAGTTCAAATTTATcaataaaagaaatctgttaGTGTACAGTACGTAGTTTCTTCTTATGAAGGAAGAGGAGTAAACAGATAGATGGAGTATTTTGTGCTTCTGAGTGTCTAAGGTCTAGGTGCTAAATTTCTGACATACGTTACAGCCTGATCAAAGTGCTCAGCTCAGTGTGAGACTTGACTGAATATATGTCCAGCCTTTGCTCCCAGcctttgctcttttctttgccttttctttgccttttccGTCAAGAAGTGACCCGTGTGCTACCTGCTTCGctgtcacagtcacactgtgcCTCTTTACAGAGCCATCAACAAACCCTGTAATCACTGAGTGAGTGACTCACTGACTTGCTTGACAGCCTGGTCTCAAACTAAGGCCATTAAAATAATCACTTGCATTTCCAATATAATTTCTCTGTAAGAGGGGAGCAAAGCGCAAATGCCATAATTACCTGGAATATTTATGGGCATCGATTGTCTTCTGTGGATAGTAATGCATGGAAGAGCAAAAAAGGCTTAATTTAATGCGTGATTGATTGAGGAAGCTGTAAAACTACAATGAAGAGTAATACATTGCCTCCTCTCACTTACAGGCAACCCccctatacacacacagacacacacatacagtacatacattgTCCTGCCATCCCTACACCCTGTTCCCTCTGGATTTAGACCCAATATATGAAGCAACAGAAGTGACTCGAGCCACTGAAAGAGAATTGGGTCTCTGTATCCCTGTCACGCCCTCATAGTGAACTGTAGATATGGAACTGAATTATAAAGCCTCTGTTCGTAGCCTAAAGGACAGATTCTGCAGCAGGAATAAAGCTTCTTGTACACAATttcaatgtttgtgtgtgaactaTAATGAATACATCGGAAAGCATTATCATAAGAGACCACGTGCAGTACAGCGGTGTATATTTTTAGCCtgcatataaataaatcttaGAACATTGTGTGTCAGCATCATTGCAGTACTGTGAATGCAATCCTTCATGCATAGCAGCAGTAAATCCACTGTAGTGCAGTCTTGCATGAGGAAGCATGaatagtttttttgtatttattatctGTGTGGTTGTTGAAGACGTACTGAGTAGTGCTCCTCCATACAGGCGAACTGAGATGCTAGTTGTGGACAGTTCCTCCTCAAAAACAAGCTCATATAGCTGGTTGGGAAACACCAGGGCCTGTGttggaaaacaaaagcacaacacagCTGTGTCATATCCATACAACAGCATTCTGTCTTCCATTGGCAAAGACTTCCTGTTTGTGAGttaaaaaatagcaaaaacctaataaataaataaataaaacttttaaaaacaatctgAACACTGAAGACATTGAGTATTTAGGTGGTACTGCTGACAAAGACCTGTTTCTCAAAATGCCTTTAACTGATAGGTTTGTAAAAGaatctacagtacatgcatgcaTACTTGCTCAATGTGCAAAACACAATTTTACtctaataaattattatgtatTCAGATGTTGAAAAACCTCTCAACTCTACTGTGCACTTACCATCAGGGCCATAACTGTGAAACCCACTGCTGAGAGGAGTATCCACACCCTGAGAAGAGAGACATTATAGGACATATTATAGCCTTCCTGTAACCAAAAATTGATTGcaaatttgttttttctagAACTGGAATGGATACACAGATGTTAACTGTGAGCTGCACAGATCAGTTAAAATCTCACCTCAGCCCAATGGGCTCTCGCACTGCAAACTTCATCTCATTTCCGAGCATCTGACTGATCTGTGAGGGAACAGGGCCAAGACAAAAGAAGCAGGAAATGAGTTATGATAAGGGAAATGTAATAGCAATCATGTTATCTTAACACATCTATTCCAACAGCCCTCAACAAAGCACCACATAAAGACCAAAGCACTCTATCGTACAGGTGTATTTGATGTTGCCAACACATCTGCAGCAACTTACTGGAAAGAAGAACATTAAACAAAGtggtgaagagaaagaaaagaggcagagtGTCATAGAAGGACCCATTAATATGTTAATTAGAGACCGTAAATGTCTTCACCTCCTTAATCAACCCCTGAAGATTAAGAGGGTATGTCATAACAACATCTTGCAGTGAATTACCAACTCTAtgccagaagaaaaaaatatttgctcCAAATGAACTTAATCTTAAAAACACGAGAACCACACAATACCTAATTTATCATCCTGAAAGCCTGAAGCAGTAAGTGGGAGAACATTCTGACAAATTCAAAGGTATAAGTGTGCTACTCTGTCTATTAGTGactgtttatttcagttcaaCACAAAAAAGGATGTTAATATTTCATGAAATGGCGTACAGAATGAATGTTATCATACAGCAATACTGAAAAgagacactgaaatgttttaccTTGTAATCTATCTATTAGGATAAGCATCTCTTATCGCTGATGCTAGAAGATACTGGAATACTAATAAAGCAAATGTCTctcaaaacacaaatttaaagcttccaaatgtatttattagtatgtttgtatgttgttgttctgttcagtCTCATATTGGCAGCATGGCAAATGTAGTTTAGTATGCTGGCATGGTTGAATTGAAATACTTCATCAAGGAAAATCAGTTATTTATCaagcaaaaatgtcaaacatatGCTGGTTTCAGTTAAAAAAATGTGAGGACTTTATGTCACTATccatacaaaacaaacaatttgaaAAACAATCTATCATTTTATTAGATCACAATtatctcatttaaaaataagcaaaagaTTAATGGATTGTTTTTGGCCTTTA
This DNA window, taken from Anabas testudineus chromosome 6, fAnaTes1.2, whole genome shotgun sequence, encodes the following:
- the LOC113166071 gene encoding tumor protein p53-inducible protein 11, giving the protein MASKPHPPLMKKHSQTDLISRLKSRKILGVGGEDDDGEVHRSKISQMLGNEMKFAVREPIGLRVWILLSAVGFTVMALMALVFPNQLYELVFEEELSTTSISVRLYGGALLSLALIMWNGLYTAEKIIIQWTLLSEACYFAVQFLVTSVTLIEMGTLPNPAMLLLLSRVLFLVVTMAYYYHLGRKPKKI